One genomic segment of Dehalogenimonas alkenigignens includes these proteins:
- the purE gene encoding 5-(carboxyamino)imidazole ribonucleotide mutase, which translates to MPKAAVIMGSSSDMEIMKSAADVLTNMGIDHKVFVMSAHRQPEKVHAFCTAARAEGYEVIIAGAGAAAHLPGVIASWTTLPVIGVPIPSSSLNGVDSLYAIVQMPAGVPVATMAIGSAGAKNAAYFAAQMLGLKYPEIASAYEHFRAGLKSG; encoded by the coding sequence ATGCCTAAAGCAGCCGTGATCATGGGATCTTCATCGGACATGGAAATCATGAAAAGCGCCGCCGATGTGTTGACTAACATGGGCATTGATCACAAGGTTTTTGTGATGTCAGCCCACCGCCAGCCGGAGAAGGTTCACGCATTCTGCACTGCAGCCCGTGCAGAGGGCTACGAAGTCATCATCGCCGGCGCCGGCGCCGCCGCCCACCTGCCCGGCGTCATCGCCTCATGGACGACGCTGCCGGTCATCGGCGTGCCGATACCTTCGAGCTCCCTGAACGGAGTTGATTCGCTTTACGCGATCGTCCAGATGCCGGCCGGGGTGCCGGTGGCCACCATGGCTATCGGTTCGGCCGGGGCCAAGAACGCCGCGTACTTCGCCGCCCAGATGCTCGGCCTGAAATACCCGGAGATCGCCAGCGCCTACGAACACTTCCGCGCCGGATTAAAGAGCGGTTAG